From the genome of Thermaerobacter marianensis DSM 12885:
GGAGTTGACCGGTTGGCGGGGAACACGTCCATGGTTTGCGGCTTCGACACCCTTTGCGGGGCCGTGCAAAACCCATCAAACCTTGTCGTGGGGGGTCTTTTCACATGCTCAGGCGAGCCAGGGGCCGGATGGTCGGCCTCGCCCTGGTGGTGGCGGGGTCCCTGATCCTCTCCGCGTGCGGCGCTGGGGGTGGCGGCAGCGGCGGAGCCAGCGGCGGCGAGAGCCAGGGCGGCGGCCAGGCGGAGCAGCCCACGGTCCGCGTCGGCCTGGTCTACGACGTGGGCGGCCGCGGCGACCAGTCCTTCAACGACATGGCCTACGCCGGCCTGGAGAGGGCGCAGCAGGAGTTCGGCGACCGCGTGGAAGTGCGGGACGCCGAGCCCGACGCCGGCGGCCAGAACCGCGAGGACCTGCTGCGGGCCTTCGCCGACCAGGGGTATGACCTGGTCATCGGCGTGGGGTACCTGTTCACCGACGCCGTCACCGCGGTGGCCAAGGAATATCCCGACGTCAAGTTCGGCATCGTCGACTCCTGCCCGCAGGAACCGCTGGACAACGTGGCCTGCCTGACCTTCAAGGAGCACGAGGGGTCCTTCCTGGTGGGCGCGGCGGCAGCCCTGAAGACCCGGACCGGCAAGATCGGGTTCGTCGGCGGCATGAAGAGCGCCCTCATCGAACGCTTCGAGGCGGGCTACCGCGCGGGTGCCAAGTACATCAACCCCGACGTGCAGGTCCTGGTGGACTACGCCGGCACCACGGGCGAGGCGTTCAGCAACCCGACCAAGGGCCGTGAGCTGGCTCTTGCCCAGATCCAGCAGGGTGCCGACGTGATCTACCACGCGGCCGGCGGCACCGGCAAGGGCGTGTTCGAAGCCGTCAAGCAGCAGGGCAAGCTGGCCATCGGCGTGGACGCCGACCAGTCGCTGACGGCGCCCGACTACGCCGACGTGATCTTGACCTCCATGGTCAAGCGCGTGGAC
Proteins encoded in this window:
- a CDS encoding BMP family lipoprotein, which translates into the protein MLRRARGRMVGLALVVAGSLILSACGAGGGGSGGASGGESQGGGQAEQPTVRVGLVYDVGGRGDQSFNDMAYAGLERAQQEFGDRVEVRDAEPDAGGQNREDLLRAFADQGYDLVIGVGYLFTDAVTAVAKEYPDVKFGIVDSCPQEPLDNVACLTFKEHEGSFLVGAAAALKTRTGKIGFVGGMKSALIERFEAGYRAGAKYINPDVQVLVDYAGTTGEAFSNPTKGRELALAQIQQGADVIYHAAGGTGKGVFEAVKQQGKLAIGVDADQSLTAPDYADVILTSMVKRVDVAVFDLIRSVVEGDFRPGLHAYGLKEDGVGYAVNDKNRAMIEDITAQLDELKQKIIDGEIQVPETPGDV